A DNA window from Setaria viridis chromosome 2, Setaria_viridis_v4.0, whole genome shotgun sequence contains the following coding sequences:
- the LOC117846012 gene encoding uncharacterized protein, with protein sequence MASQIESHRSSAEVVTGDAICRKKSVELLEELGLPKGLLPMEDIQEFGYNRTTGFMWLVQGKKKVEHTFKKIKQTVSYAAEVTAYAEKGKLRKITGVKTKELMLWLSVVEVYVPEASPDKVTFKTGTGLSDSFDATAFAHGE encoded by the coding sequence ATGGCATCCCAAATTGAGAGCCACCGCTCCAGTGCAGAGGTTGTCACTGGAGATGCCATCTGCAGGAAGAAGTCTGTCGAGCTGCTGGAAGAGCTCGGGCTCCCGAAGGGCCTCCTGCCAATGGAGGACATCCAGGAGTTTGGGTACAACCGCACCACGGGGTTCATGTGGCTGGTtcaagggaagaagaaggtcgaGCACACGTTCAAGAAGATCAAACAGACCGTGTCCTACGCGGCTGAGGTGACGGCATATGCTGAGAAGGGCAAGCTGCGGAAGATCACCGGCGTCAAGACCAAGGAGCTGATGCTCTGGCTTAGTGTTGTTGAGGTCTATGTTCCCGAGGCCTCGCCGGACAAGGTCACCTTCAAGACCGGCACTGGCCTCTCGGATAGCTTTGATGCCACTGCCTTCGCGCATGGGGAGTAA
- the LOC117841943 gene encoding uncharacterized protein, with translation MASLIETHRSGAEVVSGDAICRKKSVDLLEELGLPKGLLPMEDIQEFGYNRTTGFMWLVQRKKKVEHTFKKIKQTVSYAAEVTAFAEKGKLRKITGVKTKELMLWLSVVEVYVPEASPEKVTFKTGTGLSDSFDATAFALGE, from the coding sequence ATGGCGTCCCTAATAGAGACCCACCGCTCCGGCGCAGAGGTTGTTAGTGGAGATGCCATCTGCAGGAAGAAATCCGTCGACCTGCTGGAAGAGCTCGGCCTCCCAAAGGGTCTCCTGCCAATGGAGGACATCCAGGAGTTTGGGTACAACCGCACCACGGGGTTCATGTGGCTGGtgcaaaggaagaagaaggtggagcaCACCTTCAAGAAGATCAAGCAGACCGTGTCCTATGCTGCCGAGGTGACAGCGTTCGCCGAGAAGGGCAAGCTGCGGAAGATCACCGGTGTCAAGACCAAGGAGCTGATGCTTTGGCTCAGTGTAGTTGAGGTCTATGTTCCCGAGGCCTCGCCGGAGAAGGTCACCTTCAAGACTGGCACTGGCCTCTCCGACAGCTTTGACGCCACTGCCTTTGCACTCGGGGAGTAA
- the LOC117846287 gene encoding F-box protein SKIP23 — protein sequence MAAFTRAATMNNLFDVVALGPKYLWSLIFRILPKLLGLLVSLMKKFSKDKHFHPPLMELETAIGTLQELPQELLMDIFATLEIPDLIRAGSVCSSWHSAYTCLRNLGTYKKSQTPCLLYTSRSAGENVACLYSLVENRTYKLTLPEPPIRRRLLIGSSNGWLITADERSELHLVNPITGEQVALPSVITIEQVKPITDGSGIIRKYKLSYYCREMDEGPEIFALDKLREELYFKAFVFPDHCTRSFFVVLIHHPRFQLSFARLGDDKWTWLPQNTQYRDCMYKAGLLYALTALGEIDAFDLTASTVTMKVIMNKIDRYPYAWKSWYIIWAPWGDLLQVWRSFGVPQYKDADGDVPEDGPAMHWPFFRTTKVTIYEVDLKASALVETKRLSNHILFLGHNNSLCLSADEHPQLKENHAYYTDDRSEPPVALKNVHRDIGVIDLENSSRKKIVSHIWSNWPCPTWITPNLTKMNLAFSK from the coding sequence ATGGCGGCCTTTACCAGAGCTGCGACAATGAACAACCTGTTTGATGTAGTAGCTCTTGGACCAAAATATTTGTGGAGTCTAATCTTCAGAATTTTGCCTAAGCTGCTTGGTCTCCTAGTCAGTTTGATGAAGAAATTCAGCAAAGACAAGCATTTTCATCCGCCACTGATGGAACTGGAGACTGCGATTGGCACATTGCAGGAGCTGCCGCAGGAATTGCTGATGGATATCTTTGCCACCCTTGAGATCCCTGACCTTATACGAGCAGGCTCTGTCTGCTCATCCTGGCATTCCGCCTACACATGCCTGCGCAACCTGGGGACGTACAAAAAGTCCCAGACGCCATGCCTGCTTTACACTTCTAGATCTGCTGGTGAGAATGTTGCATGTCTATACAGCCTCGTGGAAAATAGGACCTACAAGTTAACTCTACCAGAGCCACCCATCCGCCGTAGGCTTCTGATCGGATCCTCCAATGGCTGGTTGATTACAGCAGATGAGAGGTCTGAACTGCACCTTGTCAATCCCATCACCGGTGAACAGGTTGCTCTTCCGTCAGTTATCACCATCGAGCAGGTGAAACCCATCACTGATGGTTCAGGTATCATCCGCAAGTACAAGTTATCATACTACTGTAGAGAAATGGACGAGGGACCGGAGATATTTGCTCTCGACAAGCTGCGCGAAGAACTGTATTTCAAGGCATTCGTGTTTCCAGATCATTGCACCCGAAGCTTCTTTGTTGTGCTCATCCACCATCCACGGTTTCAGCTTTCTTTTGCAAGATTAGGAGATGATAAGTGGACCTGGCTGCCACAAAATACACAATATAGGGATTGCATGTACAAGGCTGGTCTACTGTATGCATTGACGGCACTTGGAGAAATCGATGCCTTTGATCTCACTGCCTCCACTGTGACAATGAAGGTAATTATGAACAAGATTGATAGATACCCATATGCCTGGAAGAGCTGGTACATTATTTGGGCTCCATGGGGCGATCTGCTGCAAGTTTGGAGATCTTTTGGGGTTCCTCAGTATAAGGATGCTGATGGTGATGTTCCAGAGGATGGCCCTGCAATGCATTGGCCTTTTTTCCGCACCACAAAAGTCACAATATATGAAGTGGACTTGAAAGCAAGTGCGCTTGTGGAAACAAAGAGATTGTCtaatcatattttatttcttGGGCACAACAATTCACTTTGTCTTAGTGCTGATGAACACCCTCAATTGAAGGAAAATCATGCTTACTACACTGATGACCGCAGTGAACCGCCTGTGGCATTAAAGAATGTTCATCGTGATATTGGAGTTATCGACCTGGAAAATAGCAGCAGGAAGAAAATTGTGTCTCATATTTGGTCTAACTGGCCTTGTCCCACATGGATAACACCCAATCTTACAAAGATGAACTTAGCATTCAGCAAATAG